From the genome of Pseudomonas bubulae:
TCTCTTGAAAGCGCTGCATCTGGGCAGGCGTTGCATTGCGCGAGTACTTGACCGTCATGATGCTTTTGGAGATGCCATCAACATCTACTGCAGGGCCGACGATTTCGTTCAGGGCATCATAGAACTTGCTTGGGCTTTGTTTGTATTGCTCCTTGTTGGCAGCCAGGTCGGCCAGCAACCTTGTCGTGGTATCTGAAACGATGTCATGGGCCGACTGCCCCGGCGCGGCGTTCGCCACCAGAGGAAGGGCTGCGGCCAGTATTACCAGCAGGCCACGGCGCAAGAGAGAAATCATCTGGAAGCTCCTTATTTGGCGTCTTTGCTAACGGTATTGAGCAGGAATTTACCGATCAGGTCTTCAAGAACCAGCGACGACTGCGTGTCGTGAATGGTGCCGCCGTCCTTGAGGGTCGCGTCTTCGCCACCCACGCTGATGCCGATGTATTTCTCGCCCAGCAGGCCTGCTGTGAGGATAGACGCTGTCGAATCCACAGGCAGGTTATCCACCGCTTTTTCGAGCTGCAATGTGACGCGGGCCATGTAGTTGTCACGGTCCAGGTCGATTGCTGTCACCTTGCCGATGGTCACGCCAGCCATGGTGACTTTGGCGCGCACGGTCAGCCCGGCAATATTGTCGAAATTGGCATAGAGCTTGTAGGTGTCAGTGCTCGCCGTCGGGGACAGCCCGCTGACCCGCAAGGCAAGCAACAGCAAAGCCAGGATGCCAGCCAGCAGGAACAGGCCGACACCGATTTCCATGGTGCGGTTTTGCATCAGAAATCTCCAAACATCAAGGCGGTCAATATAAAGTCCAGCCCGAGGACTGCCAGTGAGGCATACACCACGGTCTTGGTAGTGGCACGGCTGATCCCCTCTGAGGTGGGCTCACAGTCATAACCTTGAAACACGGCAATCCAGGTCACCACAAAGGCAAACACGATGCTTTTGATGATCCCGTTAATTACGTCACCACTGAAGGTTACGCTGTTTTGCATGTTGGCCCAGTAGGAGCCGTCGTAGACACCGAGCCAGTCCACGGCAACCCACGAACCACCCCAGATCCCGACCACGCTGAAAATCATCGCCAGCACAGGCAGGGAAATAAACCCGGCCCACAACCGCGGCGCAATGATGTACTTGAGCGGATCAACACCGATCATTTCCAGGCTGGACAACTGCTCGGTCGATTTCATGTTGCCGATTTCAGCCGTCAGCGCCGACCCTGCGCGCCCGGCGAACAGCAAGGCGGTAACCACGGGACCCAGTTCGCGCAACAGGGTCAGGGCCACCATCTGCCCCACTGCCTGCTCCGAACCATAGCTGGACAGGATACTGAAGCCTTGCAGTGCCAGTACCATGCCGATAAATATGCCGGACACCACGATAATGACCAGCGACATGACGCCAACCGAATGCAGCTGCCTGACCAGCAAACCAAACCCGCCCCCGATACCGCCACGCCCCAGCAGTGCATGAAACAGGAACACTGCCGAACGCCCCAGTACCGCAACGGTGTCGATCCCGGCCCGGCCGAACAGACCGATACGGCTCATTAATGACATCTTGCGCATCAGCGCTTCCCCAGTAGATCGGTTCGGTAGTCCGACGCCGGAAAGTGGAACGGAACCGGGCCATCCGGGTCGCCGGTCATGAACTGGCGAATGCGCGGGTTATCGGCGTTCATCAATTCTTCGGGCGTGCCCTGCCCCAGCACCTGGCCATCGCCGACTACATATAGATAGTCGGCAATGCTCGCAGTTTCAGCCAGATCGTGAGAAACCACGATACTGGTAATGCCCAGCGCATCATTGAGCAAACGAATCAGGCGTACCAGCACGCCCATTGCAATGGGATCCTGCCCCACGAAGGGTTCGTCATACATCAGGATCTGCGGATCCAGGGCAATCGCCCGCGCCAGCGCCACCCGGCGTTTCATGCCGCCGGACAACTCGTCGGGCATCAGGTCGATAGCTCCGCGCAAGCCCACCGCCTGCAATTTAAGCAGCACGATGTCACGGATCATTTCTTCCGGCAGCTCGGTATGCACCCGCAACGGGAAAGCAACGTTCTCGAACACGTCCAGATCGGTAAACAGCGCACCGCTCTGAAACAACACGCCCATATGCTTGCGGGCATCAAACAAATCACTGCGCGACAGGGCCGGCAGGTTTTGATTGTTGACCCACACTTCGCCGCTGTTGGGACGCAGTTGCATGCCCATCAGGCGCAACAGTGTGGTCTTGCCGCAGCCAGACGGCCCCATGATCCCCGTGACCTTGCCACGCGGGATGCGAATAT
Proteins encoded in this window:
- the mlaD gene encoding outer membrane lipid asymmetry maintenance protein MlaD yields the protein MQNRTMEIGVGLFLLAGILALLLLALRVSGLSPTASTDTYKLYANFDNIAGLTVRAKVTMAGVTIGKVTAIDLDRDNYMARVTLQLEKAVDNLPVDSTASILTAGLLGEKYIGISVGGEDATLKDGGTIHDTQSSLVLEDLIGKFLLNTVSKDAK
- the mlaE gene encoding lipid asymmetry maintenance ABC transporter permease subunit MlaE; its protein translation is MRKMSLMSRIGLFGRAGIDTVAVLGRSAVFLFHALLGRGGIGGGFGLLVRQLHSVGVMSLVIIVVSGIFIGMVLALQGFSILSSYGSEQAVGQMVALTLLRELGPVVTALLFAGRAGSALTAEIGNMKSTEQLSSLEMIGVDPLKYIIAPRLWAGFISLPVLAMIFSVVGIWGGSWVAVDWLGVYDGSYWANMQNSVTFSGDVINGIIKSIVFAFVVTWIAVFQGYDCEPTSEGISRATTKTVVYASLAVLGLDFILTALMFGDF
- a CDS encoding ATP-binding cassette domain-containing protein → MSADNAYAVELKGVSFKRGTRSIFNNVDIRIPRGKVTGIMGPSGCGKTTLLRLMGMQLRPNSGEVWVNNQNLPALSRSDLFDARKHMGVLFQSGALFTDLDVFENVAFPLRVHTELPEEMIRDIVLLKLQAVGLRGAIDLMPDELSGGMKRRVALARAIALDPQILMYDEPFVGQDPIAMGVLVRLIRLLNDALGITSIVVSHDLAETASIADYLYVVGDGQVLGQGTPEELMNADNPRIRQFMTGDPDGPVPFHFPASDYRTDLLGKR